A genomic window from Streptomyces brevispora includes:
- a CDS encoding inositol monophosphatase family protein has translation MLSMNMETDAQLAVRAVQAGAAVVRDMYGTSPERFAKPGGDFATAADLAAEKAILDVLRTARPDDAVTGEESGRTGADGAERRWLVDPLCGTLNYAVNTMLVAVNVALRDGSGITAAASADPFSGEVFWTDGERARLRRGGTGGADEALVPSSGSRLVDVNLDPPFPNAPDFRAVGLLAAPEFAEHFRPRVVSSTLAVAWVAAGRRAAYVTDGRLRDSVHFAAGIALCEAAGCVVTGIHGGRPHTGAGGLVVAADRETHDLLLEMIRNQVPAGR, from the coding sequence ATGCTGAGCATGAACATGGAAACCGACGCACAACTGGCCGTCAGGGCGGTACAGGCGGGAGCGGCGGTGGTCCGGGACATGTACGGGACATCGCCGGAGCGGTTCGCCAAGCCCGGCGGTGACTTCGCGACGGCCGCCGACCTCGCCGCGGAGAAGGCCATTCTCGATGTCCTGCGCACCGCCCGGCCCGATGACGCGGTGACGGGTGAGGAGAGCGGCCGCACCGGCGCGGACGGCGCGGAACGCCGTTGGCTGGTCGACCCCTTGTGCGGCACGTTGAACTACGCCGTGAACACCATGCTGGTCGCGGTGAACGTCGCCCTGCGCGACGGGTCCGGGATCACGGCGGCCGCGTCGGCCGACCCGTTCAGCGGTGAGGTGTTCTGGACGGACGGCGAGCGCGCCCGTCTGCGCAGGGGCGGTACAGGCGGTGCGGACGAGGCGTTGGTGCCCTCGTCCGGGTCCCGGCTGGTGGACGTCAACCTCGACCCGCCGTTCCCCAACGCACCGGACTTCCGGGCGGTCGGCCTGCTGGCCGCACCGGAGTTCGCGGAGCACTTCCGGCCGCGCGTCGTCTCCAGCACCCTCGCCGTGGCCTGGGTCGCGGCCGGGCGCAGGGCCGCCTACGTCACGGACGGCCGGCTGCGCGACAGCGTGCACTTCGCCGCCGGTATCGCCCTGTGCGAGGCGGCGGGCTGCGTGGTGACCGGTATCCACGGTGGGCGGCCGCACACCGGTGCGGGCGGTCTGGTGGTGGCGGCCGACCGGGAGACGCACGACCTGCTGCTGGAGATGATCAGGAACCAGGTTCCGGCCGGGCGCTAG